A genomic window from Streptomyces sp. HUAS YS2 includes:
- a CDS encoding endonuclease/exonuclease/phosphatase family protein: MPSSIPRSAAVSSVVAAALAAGLLAGAGTASAADVRIHDIQGTTRTSPLVGQQVTGVTGIVTGVRTYGSRGFWIQDPQGDDDSATSEGLFVFTSSVPTVAVGDAVRVNGTVTEYVPGGLNSGNQSLTQLSRPTITVQSSGNPVPAPVTIDEESVPDAYAPEGAPAAGGSINGLTLDPETYALDYYESLEGTNVRIGTSRVVGATDPYSELWVTVKPWENRSERGGALYGSYTAQNTGRLQIQSLTPIAQQPFPTANVGDVLADGAEGPLDFNQFGGYTLTARKLGTVVDGGLEREVTEPQHKNELAVATYNVENLDPSDPQEKFDALAKAVVENLSAPDIVALEEIQDDNGAKNDGTVGAEQTLKKFTEAIVAAGGPSYAWRSVDPENNKDGGEPGGNIRQVFLFNPQRVDFIDRPGGDATTATGVVEGAYGRAELTHSPGRIDPANTAWENSRKPLAGEFVFRGRTVFVVANHFGSKGGDESLTSHHQPPNRSSEAKRLLQAQAVNAFVKDVLAVQKQADVIVLGDINDFEFSATTEALTDGGALYPAVKSLPVDERYSYVYQGNSQVLDQILTSPGVHHFEYDSVHINAEFADQNSDHDPQVLRFRP; encoded by the coding sequence ATGCCTTCGTCCATACCCAGATCCGCCGCGGTCTCCTCCGTCGTCGCCGCCGCGCTCGCCGCGGGCCTGCTCGCCGGTGCGGGCACCGCCTCCGCCGCCGACGTCCGCATCCACGACATCCAGGGCACCACCCGGACCTCCCCGCTCGTCGGGCAGCAGGTCACCGGCGTCACCGGCATCGTCACCGGGGTGCGCACCTACGGCTCGCGCGGCTTCTGGATCCAGGACCCGCAGGGCGACGACGACTCGGCCACCAGCGAGGGCCTGTTCGTGTTCACCAGCTCCGTCCCGACGGTCGCCGTCGGCGACGCGGTGCGGGTCAACGGCACGGTCACCGAGTACGTCCCGGGCGGCCTGAACTCCGGCAACCAGTCGCTGACCCAGCTGTCCCGCCCGACGATCACCGTGCAGTCGTCCGGCAACCCCGTCCCGGCGCCCGTCACCATCGACGAGGAATCGGTCCCCGACGCGTACGCCCCCGAGGGCGCCCCCGCGGCCGGCGGCTCGATCAACGGGTTGACGCTCGACCCCGAGACGTACGCCCTGGACTACTACGAGTCCCTGGAGGGCACGAACGTCCGGATCGGCACCTCCCGCGTGGTCGGCGCGACCGACCCGTACTCCGAGCTGTGGGTCACGGTGAAGCCGTGGGAGAACCGCTCCGAGCGCGGCGGCGCGCTGTACGGCTCGTACACCGCGCAGAACACCGGCCGGCTCCAGATCCAGTCGCTGACGCCGATCGCCCAGCAGCCGTTCCCCACGGCGAACGTCGGCGACGTGCTGGCCGACGGCGCCGAGGGCCCGCTGGACTTCAACCAGTTCGGCGGCTACACGCTGACCGCCCGGAAGCTGGGCACGGTCGTCGACGGCGGCCTGGAGCGCGAGGTCACCGAGCCGCAGCACAAGAACGAGCTGGCGGTGGCGACGTACAACGTCGAGAACCTCGACCCGTCGGACCCGCAGGAGAAGTTCGACGCGCTGGCGAAGGCCGTCGTCGAGAACCTCTCCGCGCCCGACATCGTCGCCCTGGAGGAGATCCAGGACGACAACGGCGCGAAGAACGACGGCACGGTCGGCGCCGAGCAGACGCTGAAGAAGTTCACCGAGGCGATCGTCGCGGCCGGCGGCCCGTCCTACGCGTGGCGTTCGGTCGACCCGGAGAACAACAAGGACGGCGGCGAGCCCGGCGGCAACATCCGTCAGGTCTTCCTGTTCAACCCGCAGCGGGTCGACTTCATCGACCGCCCCGGCGGCGACGCGACGACCGCGACCGGTGTCGTGGAGGGCGCGTACGGCCGCGCGGAGCTGACCCACTCCCCCGGCCGGATCGACCCGGCGAACACCGCCTGGGAGAACAGCCGCAAGCCGCTGGCCGGCGAGTTCGTCTTCCGCGGCCGGACGGTGTTCGTGGTGGCCAACCACTTCGGCTCCAAGGGCGGCGACGAGTCGCTGACCTCGCACCACCAGCCGCCGAACCGTTCCTCCGAGGCGAAGCGACTGCTCCAGGCGCAGGCCGTCAACGCCTTCGTCAAGGACGTACTCGCGGTGCAGAAGCAGGCCGACGTCATCGTCCTCGGCGACATCAACGACTTCGAGTTCTCGGCCACCACCGAGGCGCTGACGGACGGCGGGGCGCTCTACCCGGCGGTGAAGTCGCTGCCCGTCGACGAGCGTTACTCGTACGTCTACCAGGGCAACAGCCAGGTCCTCGACCAGATCCTGACCAGCCCCGGCGTGCACCACTTCGAGTACGACAGCGTGCACATCAACGCCGAGTTCGCCGACCAGAACAGCGACCACGACCCGCAGGTGCTGCGCTTCCGCCCGTAG
- a CDS encoding alkaline phosphatase PhoX — MTLNRRDFAKQSAAAGAALALTGAVGALASAPGAIAAPHDGGRELGYGPLVEDPDGMLALPAGFSYRVITHSGVTSLESGESTPSNHDGTATFAGPRGTTFLVNNHELKGPRSKWKHPVPLTEGLVYDPAASGGCTVVEVHRDGRVAEWVGIAGTSTNCAGGRTPWGTWLTCEENSDLAGENGMTKDHGYVFEIDPLDRRANRDPRPIKAFGRYDHEAVVIDPKRGHAYLTEDASKPNGLFFRWVPPHGFEHGRGRLRTLADDAGVLQAPACFDSGGRFVDDLSRATAIGTVYGVDWVDVPDRDGRTADVREQFAPGQVTRARKLEGMWWGDGGTYIVSSYAREESPGTPHDGQVWFYDPRRRTLTLKVLIGVATGFDGPDNITVSPYGGLVIAEDGEGTQHLFGATDRGRTYPIARNDFNDSEFTGVVFSPDGDTLFANIQDPGIMLAITGPWRRQPQR; from the coding sequence ATGACGCTGAATCGCAGAGACTTCGCCAAGCAGTCCGCCGCCGCGGGCGCCGCGCTCGCGCTGACCGGGGCGGTCGGTGCGCTGGCCAGCGCACCGGGTGCGATCGCCGCCCCGCACGACGGCGGCCGGGAGCTCGGCTACGGGCCGCTCGTCGAGGACCCCGACGGGATGCTCGCGCTGCCCGCCGGGTTCTCCTACCGGGTCATCACCCACAGCGGCGTCACCTCCCTGGAGTCCGGTGAGTCCACGCCGTCCAACCACGACGGCACCGCCACCTTCGCCGGTCCGCGCGGCACGACCTTCCTGGTCAACAACCACGAGCTCAAGGGCCCGCGGTCCAAGTGGAAGCACCCCGTCCCGCTCACCGAGGGCCTGGTCTACGACCCTGCCGCGTCCGGAGGCTGCACCGTCGTCGAGGTGCACCGCGACGGCCGGGTCGCCGAGTGGGTCGGCATCGCCGGCACCTCGACCAACTGCGCCGGCGGCCGCACTCCCTGGGGCACCTGGCTCACCTGCGAGGAGAACTCCGACCTCGCCGGCGAGAACGGCATGACCAAGGACCACGGCTACGTCTTCGAGATCGACCCGCTCGACCGCCGCGCCAACCGCGACCCGCGGCCGATCAAGGCCTTCGGCCGGTACGACCACGAGGCCGTCGTGATCGACCCCAAGCGCGGCCACGCCTACCTCACCGAGGACGCGAGCAAGCCGAACGGCCTGTTCTTCCGCTGGGTCCCGCCGCACGGCTTCGAGCACGGCCGGGGCCGGCTCCGGACCCTCGCCGACGACGCGGGCGTCCTCCAGGCCCCCGCCTGCTTCGACTCCGGCGGCCGGTTCGTCGACGACCTGTCCCGCGCCACGGCCATCGGCACGGTGTACGGCGTCGACTGGGTGGACGTCCCGGACCGTGACGGCCGCACCGCCGACGTGCGCGAGCAGTTCGCCCCCGGCCAGGTCACCCGCGCCCGCAAGCTGGAGGGCATGTGGTGGGGCGACGGAGGCACGTACATCGTCTCCTCGTACGCCCGCGAGGAGAGCCCCGGCACCCCGCACGACGGCCAGGTCTGGTTCTACGACCCGCGCCGCCGGACCCTCACCCTCAAGGTCCTGATCGGCGTCGCGACCGGCTTCGACGGCCCGGACAACATCACCGTCTCCCCGTACGGCGGGCTGGTCATCGCCGAGGACGGCGAGGGCACGCAGCACCTCTTCGGGGCGACCGACCGCGGCCGTACGTACCCGATCGCCCGCAACGACTTCAACGACAGCGAGTTCACCGGCGTCGTCTTCTCGCCCGACGGTGACACGCTGTTCGCCAACATCCAGGACCCGGGCATCATGCTCGCCATCACCGGGCCCTGGCGGCGGCAGCCCCAGCGCTGA
- a CDS encoding TerD family protein, translated as MTPGSNIPLAAPRVAVDVAAPVRLDVSGLLLTTDGKVRSDEDFIFYNQPSGPGVTYRSGGGTAPDAIVVDTTAVPAGIEKIVVTASPDAAGQTFQGVEPTATIRNADDGSVLATFTPPQLGTETALVVVEIYLRGGAWKARAVGQGYANGLAGIATDFGVSVEEEPAAAPAAPAPVAPPAPAAPVDPRVAAPPVPAAPPAAPAAAPAPAGKINLDKGRVSLQKNQTVSLVKGGRPLLSQVKMGLGWEPAYRGKDIDLDASVIAYGPQRNHLDSCYFGKLTILGGAIKHSGDNLTGEGAGDDEVITVDLGRLPADATGLVFTVNSFSGQKFTDVAKAYCRLLDAATGEELARFDLTNAEPQTGVMMCKLIRQFSGEWEMTAMGEFVKSRTVRGMVKPAAQAL; from the coding sequence ATGACCCCCGGCTCGAACATCCCTCTCGCCGCCCCGCGCGTGGCGGTGGACGTCGCCGCTCCGGTGCGCCTCGACGTCTCAGGCCTGCTGCTCACCACCGACGGCAAGGTCCGCTCGGACGAGGACTTCATCTTCTACAACCAGCCGTCCGGCCCCGGTGTCACCTACCGCTCCGGCGGCGGGACCGCGCCGGACGCGATCGTCGTGGACACCACCGCCGTGCCGGCCGGGATCGAGAAGATCGTCGTGACCGCCAGCCCGGACGCGGCGGGCCAGACCTTCCAGGGCGTCGAGCCGACGGCCACGATCCGGAACGCGGACGACGGCAGCGTGCTCGCCACGTTCACCCCGCCGCAGCTCGGTACGGAGACGGCGCTGGTGGTCGTGGAGATCTACCTGCGGGGCGGCGCGTGGAAGGCCCGCGCGGTGGGCCAGGGGTATGCGAACGGGCTGGCCGGGATCGCTACGGACTTCGGCGTCTCGGTCGAGGAGGAGCCCGCGGCGGCCCCGGCGGCCCCCGCGCCCGTCGCCCCGCCGGCGCCGGCCGCCCCCGTCGACCCGCGGGTCGCCGCTCCCCCGGTTCCCGCGGCGCCGCCGGCCGCTCCGGCCGCCGCGCCCGCCCCGGCCGGGAAGATCAACCTGGACAAGGGCCGCGTCAGCCTGCAGAAGAACCAGACCGTGTCGCTGGTCAAGGGCGGCCGCCCGCTGCTCTCCCAGGTCAAGATGGGCCTCGGCTGGGAGCCGGCGTACCGCGGCAAGGACATCGACCTGGACGCCTCGGTCATCGCGTACGGCCCGCAGCGCAACCACCTGGACAGCTGCTACTTCGGCAAGCTGACCATCCTCGGCGGTGCGATCAAGCACTCCGGCGACAACCTGACCGGTGAGGGCGCGGGCGACGACGAGGTCATCACGGTCGACCTCGGCCGGCTCCCGGCGGACGCGACGGGCCTGGTCTTCACGGTCAACTCGTTCTCCGGGCAGAAGTTCACCGACGTCGCCAAGGCGTACTGCCGGCTCCTCGACGCGGCGACGGGCGAGGAGCTGGCCCGCTTCGACCTGACGAACGCGGAGCCGCAGACCGGCGTGATGATGTGCAAGCTCATCCGGCAGTTCTCCGGCGAGTGGGAGATGACGGCGATGGGCGAGTTCGTGAAGTCCCGCACGGTCCGGGGCATGGTGAAGCCGGCCGCCCAGGCGCTCTGA